From a region of the Helianthus annuus cultivar XRQ/B chromosome 5, HanXRQr2.0-SUNRISE, whole genome shotgun sequence genome:
- the LOC110941024 gene encoding probable cinnamyl alcohol dehydrogenase 6, protein MRLSFFVYFKHTHKHTHLVVRCSTLMAQTTPNHKLTVSGWAARDKSGVITPYSFKRRVNGPDDVSIKILYCGICHTDIHHVKDEWGITMYPVVPGHEITGVITEVGSNVKGFKPGDRVGVGCLAATCLDCEFCKSSQENYCDKVQFTYNGIFWDGSITYGGYSEMLVADHRYVAHVPENLPMDATAPLLCAGITVYTPMIDSKLHESTGKRIGIVGLGGLGHVAIKFGKAFGHHVTVISTSPSKEKEARERLGADDFIISKDPKQMQSKTRTLDFILDTVAAPHSLGPLLELLKVNGELSLVGAPDKPLELPCFPLIFGKRVVRGSIIGGMKETQEMLNFCGKHNITCDIETVTPDKINEALTRLANNDVKYRFVINIGDKKPSL, encoded by the exons ATGCGTCTCTCTTTCTTTGTATATtttaaacacacacacaaacacacacatttAGTGGTGAGGTGTAGTACACTAATGGCTCAAACGACGCCGAATCACAAACTTACCGTCTCCGGTTGGGCTGCCCGTGACAAGTCCGGCGTCATCACTCCCTACTCCTTCAAAAgaag AGTGAACGGGCCGGATGATGTTTCGATCAAGATCTTATATTGTGGAATTTGTCACACTGATATTCACCATGTCAAGGACGAGTGGGGCATCACTATGTACCCCGTTGTTCCAGG CCACGAGATAACCGGAGTGATAACTGAAGTCGGGAGCAATGTGAAAGGGTTCAAGCCCGGGGATCGAGTTGGAGTAGGATGTCTGGCAGCAACGTGTTTGGATTGTGAGTTCTGCAAAAGCTCCCAGGAAAATTACTGTGACAAAGTCCAATTTACCTACAACGGCATCTTTTGGGATGGCAGCATCACCTACGGTGGTTACTCGGAAATGTTGGTTGCCGACCATAG GTATGTCGCACATGTACCGGAGAACTTGCCTATGGATGCAACGGCACCATTGCTATGCGCAGGAATCACAGTGTACACACCGATGATTGACAGCAAATTACATGAGTCGACTGGAAAGCGAATCGGGATTGTTGGGCTAGGAGGGCTTGGTCATGTGGCTATCAAATTCGGTAAGGCATTTGGCCACCATGTAACCGTCATTAGCACCTCCCCTTCCAAAGAGAAAGAGGCCCGAGAACGCTTGGGTGCCGACGATTTCATCATTAGCAAAGACCCTAAACAAATGCAG TCAAAGACGAGAACACTTGACTTCATACTGGATACAGTGGCTGCACCACACTCGCTTGGGCCATTATTGGAGCTACTTAAAGTGAATGGAGAATTGTCGCTTGTGGGTGCACCCGATAAGCCACTAGAGTTGCCTTGTTTCCCTTTGATCTTTG GGAAAAGGGTGGTGAGAGGTAGCATTATCGGAGGAATGAAAGAGACACAAGAAATGTTGAATTTTTGTGGGAAGCACAACATCACATGTGATATCGAAACGGTTACACCAGACAAAATTAACGAAGCCTTAACCCGATTGGCGAACAATGATGTCAAGTATCGTTTTGTTATCAACATCGGTGACAAGAAGCCAAGCCTTTAG